One genomic segment of Flavobacteriales bacterium includes these proteins:
- a CDS encoding FAD-dependent monooxygenase, protein MRKKVTIAGAGLVGSLEAIYLSKKGFDVEVFERRPDMRKVQLAAGRSINLALSTRGWNALKKVGVNTEVEKMAIPMYKRVMHAVDGTLTDQQYGQDGEAIFSVSRGGLNQLLMNLAGEQDNVNMHFNYRCKDVDLQTASATFEHKDGTEKVVDADMIIGADGAYSVIRSKMMKQDRFQYSQHYIEHGYKELTIPANSDGSHKLEVNALHIWPRGNYMLIALPNMDGSFTCTLFFPFEGEHSFNNLKTEDQVYNFFKEVFPDTLDLIPNLVEEYFNNPTSSLAIMRCDPWVVDDKVLLIGDAAHATVPFYGQGMNAGFEGCFVLDELMDKHGDDFMSCFKEYSEIRKPDGDGVQDLSLHNFIVMRDKTADPQFLLQKKIELQFSKKHPKKWLPLYSMVSFSNIRYSDAWKIGQHQEELMKEIMSIPNIENIWDSEVVEEKMLSLLD, encoded by the coding sequence ATGAGAAAAAAAGTAACAATTGCAGGTGCTGGTCTAGTAGGCTCCTTAGAGGCTATTTACCTCTCTAAAAAAGGCTTTGATGTAGAGGTCTTTGAGCGTAGACCAGATATGAGAAAAGTACAATTGGCAGCAGGTCGTTCAATTAATTTAGCCTTATCAACTCGTGGGTGGAATGCACTCAAAAAAGTTGGTGTAAATACTGAGGTTGAGAAAATGGCTATACCCATGTATAAAAGGGTTATGCATGCCGTTGATGGCACTCTTACAGACCAGCAATATGGGCAAGATGGCGAAGCTATTTTTTCCGTTTCTCGTGGTGGGCTTAATCAATTGCTAATGAATTTAGCAGGTGAACAAGACAATGTAAATATGCATTTTAATTACAGATGTAAAGATGTGGATTTACAAACAGCATCTGCCACTTTTGAGCATAAAGATGGGACAGAAAAAGTAGTGGATGCTGATATGATTATTGGTGCCGATGGCGCTTACTCTGTCATTCGTTCCAAAATGATGAAGCAAGATAGGTTTCAGTATTCACAACATTATATTGAACATGGTTACAAAGAGTTAACCATTCCAGCTAATTCGGATGGTTCTCATAAACTTGAGGTAAATGCCTTGCATATATGGCCAAGAGGAAATTATATGCTTATAGCCCTTCCCAACATGGACGGTAGCTTTACCTGTACATTATTCTTTCCTTTCGAAGGGGAACATTCTTTTAATAATTTAAAAACCGAAGATCAAGTTTATAATTTCTTTAAAGAAGTTTTTCCAGACACCTTAGATTTAATACCTAATCTGGTTGAAGAGTATTTCAATAATCCGACTTCTTCTTTAGCTATTATGCGTTGTGACCCATGGGTCGTTGACGATAAAGTATTATTGATTGGTGATGCTGCACATGCTACTGTTCCATTTTATGGACAAGGTATGAACGCTGGTTTTGAAGGCTGTTTCGTCTTGGATGAATTAATGGATAAACATGGTGATGACTTTATGAGTTGTTTCAAGGAATATTCAGAAATTAGAAAACCTGATGGGGATGGCGTACAAGATTTATCATTACATAATTTTATTGTTATGCGTGATAAGACCGCCGACCCTCAATTTTTATTACAGAAAAAAATAGAACTTCAGTTTTCTAAAAAACACCCTAAAAAATGGTTGCCTCTTTATTCGATGGTGTCGTTTAGTAATATTAGATATTCAGATGCTTGGAAAATTGGACAACATCAAGAAGAATTGATGAAAGAAATCATGAGTATTCCTAACATTGAGAACATTTGGGACAGCGAGGTAGTAGAAGAGAAGATGTTAAGCTTACTTGATTGA
- a CDS encoding sulfite exporter TauE/SafE family protein translates to MSFVTLLFLVLISLCAGFLSGFSGVGGGIIIIPLLMLLLGMGQHNAQGTSLAVMLPPIGILAAWNYHKEGFVNWKYALIISLAFVIGGYFSSRWAVNIDSKTLKKVFGLMLLIGGIKLMFSK, encoded by the coding sequence ATGTCTTTTGTAACATTACTTTTTTTAGTTTTAATTAGTCTTTGCGCAGGTTTCCTCAGCGGATTTAGTGGTGTTGGTGGAGGAATTATTATCATTCCTTTGTTAATGTTGTTGCTGGGAATGGGACAGCACAATGCGCAGGGAACTAGTCTGGCCGTTATGCTACCACCAATTGGTATTTTGGCAGCATGGAACTACCATAAGGAAGGTTTTGTGAATTGGAAATATGCCCTCATTATATCTTTAGCCTTTGTTATTGGTGGTTATTTCAGCTCTAGGTGGGCTGTAAATATCGATTCAAAGACTCTGAAGAAAGTGTTTGGGCTAATGTTATTAATTGGAGGAATTAAACTTATGTTCTCAAAATGA
- a CDS encoding MBL fold metallo-hydrolase, translating into MIKIQSFTFNGFQENTYILFDESKTCIIIDPGCYEENEKLKLEKFIVDNELEPVKLINTHCHIDHVLGNHFVAKKWGLDLEIHEKDLSTLHSVKDYCQLYGFHNYEQSPEPSIFLKEGDKIHFGNSSLDILFTPGHAPGHIVLHSKEQHFVIGGDVLFQMSIGRTDLPGGDYDTLINSIKDKLLPLDEQTKVYCGHGPSTSIGFEKMNNSFLK; encoded by the coding sequence ATGATAAAAATTCAATCTTTTACCTTCAATGGCTTCCAAGAGAATACTTATATTCTGTTTGACGAAAGCAAAACATGTATCATAATAGACCCAGGCTGCTATGAAGAAAATGAAAAGCTGAAATTGGAAAAGTTCATTGTTGACAATGAGCTTGAGCCAGTTAAACTGATAAATACGCATTGCCATATCGACCATGTTTTGGGGAATCATTTTGTTGCGAAAAAATGGGGTTTAGATTTGGAAATACATGAAAAGGACTTGTCCACATTACATTCTGTAAAGGATTATTGTCAACTGTACGGATTTCATAATTATGAACAAAGTCCAGAGCCATCAATATTTTTGAAAGAAGGTGATAAAATACATTTTGGAAATAGTAGCCTTGATATATTATTCACTCCTGGACATGCTCCTGGACACATTGTTCTACATTCCAAAGAACAGCATTTTGTAATTGGTGGCGATGTTCTCTTTCAGATGAGTATTGGACGAACTGACTTGCCAGGTGGCGACTACGACACACTAATAAATAGCATAAAAGATAAATTATTACCTCTGGACGAACAAACAAAAGTGTACTGCGGTCATGGTCCAAGTACAAGTATAGGGTTCGAAAAAATGAACAATTCTTTTCTGAAGTAA
- the recQ gene encoding DNA helicase RecQ has product MTLQITSLTDELQKYFGFKRFKSQQEAIIQNTLDGNDAFVIMPTGGGKSMCYQLPALVSDGCAVVISPLIALMKNQVDAIRGFNDSDSIAHVLNSSLSKKDVAKVKEDVESGKTKLLYVAPESLTKQENIDYLKDKKISFYAIDEAHCISEWGHDFRREYRNLKKIIENIGRAPIIALTATATTKVREDIQKNLGITDCPVFFDSFNRGNLYYDIRPKIDVEKEIIKYIKQNQGKSGIVYCLSRKKVEEIAETLQVNGINALPYHAGLENKTRVKHQDAFLMEDVDVIVATIAFGMGIDKPDIRYVIHHDIPKSLESYYQETGRAGRDGGEGNCVTFYSYNDIEKLEKFLQGKPVAEQEIGRQHILETISFAETSMCRRKYILHYFGEKFDEANCNEMCDNCRHPKPKFNGERFIIQLLECVLAINERLKAKEVVKVLVGESNALIKQHKSEALEEYGKGSHKSKGFWHAVIRQSLVKGLLVKEIESYGILKVSEKGKEFLKESYEVLFTEDHDYDAINSKNAANSNQKSAAADAVLFKNLKELRKKFAKSKELPPNIIFSEASLIDMANQYPITTEELSQIHGVGQGKANKFGKPFLDYIKEYVEENDIIRPEDMVIKTIAKQSSNKVYIIQSIDRKLSIEDIASAKGLTVEDLITEIETIVESGTKINLNYYLEEIIDEYQEEELIDFFKNSKEGTFDEARSEFEEDEYTDEELRLFRIKFISDVAN; this is encoded by the coding sequence ATGACTCTACAGATTACATCTCTCACGGATGAACTTCAAAAATATTTTGGATTCAAACGTTTTAAAAGTCAACAAGAAGCCATTATTCAAAATACACTTGATGGTAATGATGCTTTTGTAATCATGCCCACTGGTGGTGGTAAATCTATGTGCTATCAGTTACCTGCTTTAGTTAGTGACGGATGTGCAGTAGTTATTTCTCCACTGATAGCATTAATGAAAAATCAAGTGGATGCCATTAGAGGTTTTAATGATAGCGACTCAATAGCACATGTCCTCAATTCATCCCTTTCCAAAAAAGACGTGGCGAAGGTAAAAGAGGATGTAGAAAGTGGCAAAACGAAACTTCTTTATGTAGCTCCCGAATCCCTCACAAAGCAGGAAAATATTGACTATCTAAAAGATAAAAAAATATCATTCTACGCTATAGATGAAGCACATTGTATTTCTGAATGGGGTCACGACTTTAGACGAGAATATAGAAACCTAAAAAAAATAATAGAGAATATTGGACGTGCTCCTATTATTGCTCTTACCGCTACTGCTACCACAAAGGTTAGAGAAGATATCCAAAAGAATCTAGGAATAACAGATTGCCCTGTTTTCTTTGACTCCTTTAATAGAGGTAATCTTTACTACGATATCAGACCAAAAATTGATGTAGAAAAAGAGATTATTAAGTACATAAAACAAAATCAAGGTAAATCTGGAATAGTATACTGTCTAAGCAGAAAGAAGGTTGAGGAAATTGCCGAAACCCTTCAGGTAAACGGCATCAATGCACTACCTTATCACGCTGGTTTAGAAAATAAAACACGTGTTAAGCATCAAGATGCTTTCCTCATGGAAGATGTGGATGTTATTGTAGCGACCATTGCTTTCGGAATGGGTATCGATAAACCCGATATTCGATACGTTATCCACCATGATATTCCTAAAAGTTTAGAAAGCTATTATCAGGAAACCGGTAGAGCAGGGCGTGATGGCGGTGAAGGCAACTGTGTAACCTTTTACAGTTATAACGATATTGAAAAACTAGAAAAGTTTTTACAAGGTAAACCCGTAGCTGAACAAGAGATTGGTCGTCAACATATATTAGAAACCATTTCTTTCGCTGAAACTTCCATGTGTAGAAGAAAATACATTCTACACTATTTTGGTGAAAAATTTGATGAAGCTAATTGCAATGAAATGTGCGACAATTGCCGACATCCAAAACCAAAATTTAACGGAGAAAGGTTTATTATTCAACTATTAGAGTGCGTCTTGGCTATAAACGAAAGACTGAAAGCAAAAGAGGTAGTAAAAGTGTTGGTTGGAGAAAGCAATGCCTTAATAAAACAACATAAGTCTGAAGCCCTTGAGGAGTATGGTAAAGGAAGTCACAAATCAAAAGGGTTTTGGCATGCCGTTATTCGTCAATCCTTAGTTAAAGGATTACTTGTAAAAGAAATTGAGAGTTACGGAATTCTTAAAGTATCTGAAAAAGGAAAAGAGTTTTTGAAAGAATCGTATGAAGTGCTATTCACAGAAGATCACGATTATGATGCTATTAACTCCAAAAATGCAGCTAATAGCAATCAAAAATCTGCTGCCGCAGATGCTGTGCTTTTCAAAAATTTGAAAGAACTCAGAAAAAAGTTTGCCAAATCAAAAGAACTTCCTCCCAATATCATTTTCTCTGAAGCCTCTTTAATTGACATGGCAAATCAATACCCTATAACTACTGAAGAGTTAAGTCAAATTCATGGCGTTGGACAAGGAAAAGCTAATAAATTTGGAAAGCCATTCTTAGATTACATTAAAGAATATGTTGAGGAAAATGATATTATAAGGCCTGAAGATATGGTCATCAAAACTATTGCTAAACAATCAAGCAATAAGGTGTACATCATTCAAAGCATAGACAGAAAATTATCTATAGAAGATATTGCTTCCGCCAAAGGACTCACAGTAGAAGACCTCATCACTGAAATTGAAACAATTGTAGAGTCTGGAACTAAAATAAATCTCAATTATTATTTAGAGGAAATAATTGATGAGTATCAAGAAGAGGAACTTATCGATTTCTTTAAAAATTCTAAAGAGGGAACATTTGATGAAGCAAGAAGTGAATTCGAAGAAGACGAATACACAGATGAAGAATTGAGACTTTTTAGAATTAAGTTTATCTCTGACGTTGCCAACTAG
- a CDS encoding amidohydrolase: MSQLKSKILALAEQYFNDTVDIRRRLHEYPELSFKEYETSTFIQEKLSEYGLAFKSGLVETGVVALIKGKNPESKCIALRADIDALPIQEMNNLSYASKNDGVMHACGHDFHTASLLGVARILNDLKDSWEGSMKLIFQPGEEKLPGGASLMIKEGVLENPKVNKIIGQHVSPELDCGIIGMKEGMFMASADEIYIDVIGKGGHAAIPEGRINPLVIASKLITKLYDRFDSVKDTPSVLSIGVIQGGSAGNIIPEKVSMQGTFRAMNEDWRSEAHQIIEEICSSTSKEMGGKYVLEIRKGYPFLKNDEHFTEHCFTQASELMGSDSVIKIPKRMTAEDFAYYSHHVPSCFYRIGVGDKNGSRRHLHNPNFNVEEAALKHSIGLMSWLAIKA; this comes from the coding sequence ATGAGTCAGTTAAAGTCTAAAATATTAGCCTTAGCAGAACAGTATTTTAATGATACTGTAGATATAAGAAGGCGACTGCATGAATATCCTGAACTGTCGTTTAAAGAGTATGAAACCTCAACGTTTATTCAAGAAAAGTTATCAGAATACGGACTCGCTTTTAAATCTGGTTTGGTGGAAACAGGTGTTGTTGCCCTCATTAAAGGTAAAAATCCTGAATCGAAATGTATAGCTCTTCGAGCCGATATTGATGCTTTACCAATTCAAGAGATGAACAATCTTAGTTATGCATCTAAAAATGATGGTGTTATGCATGCTTGTGGTCATGATTTTCATACAGCTTCATTATTAGGCGTTGCACGAATTCTTAATGATTTAAAAGATAGTTGGGAGGGAAGTATGAAGCTTATTTTTCAGCCTGGTGAAGAAAAATTACCTGGAGGAGCGTCCTTAATGATAAAGGAAGGCGTTTTGGAAAACCCTAAAGTCAATAAAATTATCGGTCAGCATGTTTCACCAGAGTTAGACTGTGGTATTATTGGAATGAAAGAGGGTATGTTTATGGCTTCTGCTGATGAAATTTATATAGATGTTATCGGTAAAGGAGGTCATGCTGCTATTCCAGAAGGGCGAATAAACCCATTAGTTATTGCTTCCAAATTAATTACTAAACTTTACGATAGATTTGATTCAGTTAAAGATACCCCTTCGGTATTGTCTATTGGAGTAATTCAAGGTGGTAGTGCTGGAAATATTATACCAGAAAAAGTAAGTATGCAAGGTACTTTTAGGGCGATGAATGAAGATTGGAGATCTGAAGCACATCAGATTATCGAAGAGATATGTTCTAGCACTTCAAAAGAAATGGGCGGTAAGTATGTTCTTGAAATCCGTAAAGGTTATCCATTCTTGAAAAACGATGAGCATTTTACTGAACATTGTTTTACACAAGCTTCAGAACTTATGGGGAGTGATAGTGTGATAAAAATTCCTAAGCGAATGACCGCTGAGGATTTTGCCTATTATTCGCATCATGTGCCTTCATGTTTTTACAGAATAGGGGTCGGTGATAAAAATGGAAGTAGAAGGCACCTACACAACCCAAACTTCAATGTTGAGGAAGCTGCTTTAAAGCATAGTATTGGGTTAATGAGTTGGTTGGCAATTAAAGCCTAG
- the kynU gene encoding kynureninase translates to MQNSIEFALQSDKTDELSAYRDKFHIPAVNGQYALYFTGNSLGLQPKSVKTHLMQELDDWAEFGVEGHFEAKNPWVSYHKILSEPFAKLVGAQPKEVVAMNGLSVNLHLMMVSFYQPQGKRTKIICEAKAFPSDQYVLESQVKFHGLKPEDVIVEVSPREGEHCIREEDILSCIEEVGDELALVFWGGVNYYTGQVFDMPKITKVAKGVGAYVGFDLAHGVGNVSLDLHDWGVDFACWCSYKYLNSGPGSVSGVFVHSKHENNTDLPRFAGWWGHDEERRFLMEKGFVPMQGAQGWQLSNAAVFSMAPCKASMDIFDEVGMPKLIEKSRKLTNFMEFIFNDISSRYDNCNFEIITPKEEKYRGCQLSILMHGQGKEMFDYITNEGVIADWREPNVIRLAPVPLYNSFEDIFKLGQIIENAIS, encoded by the coding sequence ATGCAAAACTCGATAGAATTTGCTTTACAATCTGATAAAACAGATGAATTGTCTGCTTACAGAGATAAGTTTCATATCCCTGCTGTTAATGGTCAATACGCACTTTATTTTACTGGAAACTCATTGGGTTTGCAACCCAAAAGTGTCAAAACTCATTTGATGCAAGAACTGGATGATTGGGCTGAATTTGGTGTTGAAGGTCATTTTGAAGCTAAAAACCCTTGGGTTTCTTACCATAAAATATTGAGTGAGCCTTTTGCTAAACTTGTTGGCGCTCAGCCTAAGGAAGTAGTTGCTATGAATGGCTTGAGTGTAAACCTACATTTAATGATGGTGTCCTTTTACCAACCACAAGGGAAGCGTACCAAAATTATTTGTGAGGCGAAGGCCTTTCCATCTGACCAATATGTGCTTGAAAGTCAAGTTAAATTTCATGGTTTAAAGCCAGAAGATGTAATCGTAGAAGTCAGCCCTCGAGAAGGCGAACATTGTATAAGAGAAGAAGATATTCTTTCGTGTATTGAAGAAGTTGGTGACGAATTGGCTTTGGTATTTTGGGGCGGTGTTAATTACTATACTGGACAAGTTTTTGATATGCCAAAAATTACAAAAGTAGCTAAAGGTGTCGGTGCCTATGTTGGTTTTGATTTAGCACATGGTGTTGGAAATGTTTCTCTTGACCTTCACGATTGGGGTGTTGATTTTGCGTGTTGGTGTTCTTATAAATATTTGAACTCAGGTCCTGGCAGTGTTTCTGGCGTGTTTGTACATAGCAAACATGAAAATAATACTGATTTACCGCGCTTCGCCGGCTGGTGGGGGCATGATGAAGAGCGTCGCTTTTTGATGGAAAAAGGATTTGTTCCCATGCAAGGAGCACAAGGTTGGCAATTGTCTAATGCGGCTGTTTTTTCTATGGCACCTTGCAAAGCGAGTATGGATATTTTTGATGAGGTAGGTATGCCTAAGCTCATTGAAAAAAGCAGAAAGCTGACTAATTTCATGGAATTTATTTTCAATGATATTTCCTCACGCTATGATAACTGTAATTTTGAAATCATTACTCCTAAAGAGGAAAAGTACAGGGGCTGTCAGTTATCGATTTTAATGCATGGGCAAGGCAAAGAAATGTTTGATTACATCACAAATGAAGGAGTGATAGCCGATTGGCGAGAACCTAATGTAATACGTTTAGCTCCCGTTCCATTATACAATAGTTTTGAGGATATTTTCAAATTAGGACAAATCATAGAAAACGCAATATCATGA
- a CDS encoding MFS transporter, which translates to MRKVLKAYADLEEHVLFMIKAEFFIQLIGAAFFLILNIYLAKSGFTDPEIANFISYRFLAVMVLAFPLGFYIKGKRLKPFFLVGSFGVPFVAIAMVLAISKGFYSILPALFILWGVVFTCFQVSSLPFIMRTTKKENQSHAISLNYATHSFGTIASSIIIFLLGGIFSSFDEGMILIVISIIGLAGIYFLLQLKEDDVVSDKKGIQWASYDWWLVTKAIVPTIIISVGAGLTIPFINLFFYHIFDVDSSDFALIGGGASLLVATMALLVPKVKDMLGFKLGITLTQSIAVIALVALATTEFFVEYWLALPLAILCFWIRTPLMNMAAPMTSELTMNYVGKNNQEILSAITAAIWSGSWYFSSQIFRFLKGMDLPYAYIFYITAGLYAFGVFTYYLLILDYEKKNSLES; encoded by the coding sequence TTGAGAAAAGTTCTAAAAGCATATGCCGACTTAGAAGAGCACGTATTGTTCATGATAAAAGCTGAATTTTTTATTCAGCTTATCGGTGCGGCATTTTTTCTCATACTCAACATTTACCTTGCAAAATCGGGCTTCACTGACCCTGAAATTGCTAATTTTATTTCTTATAGATTTTTAGCGGTTATGGTTTTGGCATTTCCTCTTGGCTTTTACATTAAAGGAAAACGACTAAAGCCTTTTTTTCTAGTTGGTAGTTTTGGTGTACCCTTCGTAGCTATAGCTATGGTGTTAGCTATTTCAAAAGGATTTTATTCGATTTTACCCGCCTTATTTATTTTATGGGGAGTAGTGTTTACCTGCTTTCAAGTAAGTAGTTTGCCTTTTATAATGAGAACTACCAAAAAAGAAAATCAATCTCACGCTATTTCTTTAAATTATGCTACCCATAGCTTTGGTACCATAGCCAGTAGTATCATCATATTTCTTTTGGGAGGCATCTTTAGTAGTTTTGATGAGGGAATGATTTTAATAGTTATTTCTATTATTGGATTAGCAGGGATTTATTTTTTATTACAACTCAAAGAAGACGATGTTGTATCCGATAAAAAAGGTATTCAATGGGCGTCTTATGATTGGTGGTTAGTGACCAAAGCTATTGTTCCAACCATAATTATTTCGGTTGGAGCTGGTCTAACCATACCCTTTATAAATCTCTTTTTCTATCATATTTTTGATGTGGACTCTTCTGATTTTGCTTTGATTGGAGGAGGAGCTAGTTTGTTAGTCGCTACGATGGCTCTTCTAGTTCCTAAGGTAAAAGATATGCTTGGTTTTAAGTTGGGTATTACCTTAACGCAATCCATTGCTGTAATTGCTTTGGTTGCTTTGGCTACAACTGAGTTTTTTGTGGAATATTGGTTGGCATTACCATTAGCCATTCTGTGTTTTTGGATACGAACTCCATTAATGAATATGGCAGCACCAATGACTTCCGAATTAACAATGAATTATGTTGGAAAAAATAACCAAGAAATATTAAGTGCTATCACCGCTGCTATTTGGAGTGGTAGCTGGTATTTTAGTTCTCAGATTTTTCGGTTTTTGAAGGGAATGGACTTGCCGTATGCCTACATATTTTATATCACTGCTGGTCTTTATGCATTTGGTGTATTTACCTATTACCTTTTGATTTTGGACTACGAGAAGAAAAATTCTTTAGAAAGTTAA
- a CDS encoding KpsF/GutQ family sugar-phosphate isomerase: MKSINEIKSIAKSTINLEGQSILKLLEFIDDDFGKVVQEILKSKGRLIVTGIGKSANIAQKMVSTFNSTGQPSIFMHAADALHGDLGNIQSEDIVVCISKSGSTPEIKTLLPLLKEMGNSIIAITGTSDSYLSQQSDWTILSKVDKEACPNNLAPTTSTTAQLVIGDALAVCLLECRGFSDIDFAKYHPGGALGKKLFLKVDDLCSDKSKPSVPANETIQNVIVEISNKRLGATAVIENYQLIGVITDGDIRRMLENEGADWSTLKATDIMCDTPKTIQYNELASKALTIMEDNNISQLIVCKGDTYHGIVHIHDILKEGIL; the protein is encoded by the coding sequence TTGAAATCAATTAATGAAATAAAATCTATTGCAAAATCAACCATCAATTTAGAAGGTCAATCCATTCTAAAACTTCTTGAGTTTATTGACGATGATTTTGGAAAGGTTGTACAAGAAATTTTAAAATCTAAGGGGCGATTAATTGTTACTGGTATTGGTAAAAGTGCCAACATTGCACAAAAGATGGTATCTACATTTAATTCTACTGGACAGCCATCAATATTTATGCATGCGGCAGATGCTTTACATGGGGATTTAGGTAATATACAGTCAGAAGATATTGTAGTTTGTATTTCAAAAAGCGGTTCAACTCCAGAAATAAAAACACTTCTTCCACTTCTTAAAGAGATGGGAAATTCAATTATTGCTATTACTGGCACTTCTGATTCGTACCTTTCTCAACAATCCGATTGGACGATACTTTCTAAAGTTGACAAAGAGGCTTGTCCAAACAATCTTGCTCCTACAACAAGTACTACAGCACAATTAGTAATTGGTGATGCATTAGCTGTTTGTTTGCTTGAATGCAGAGGCTTTTCGGATATTGATTTTGCTAAATACCATCCTGGAGGGGCTTTGGGTAAAAAACTATTTTTAAAGGTTGACGATTTGTGCTCTGATAAATCTAAACCTAGTGTACCTGCAAATGAAACAATTCAAAATGTAATTGTAGAAATATCCAACAAACGATTGGGGGCAACGGCTGTTATTGAAAATTATCAACTCATTGGTGTAATTACTGATGGAGACATAAGGAGAATGCTCGAAAATGAAGGTGCTGATTGGAGCACTCTTAAGGCCACAGATATAATGTGTGATACCCCCAAAACTATTCAGTATAATGAGTTGGCATCAAAGGCTCTAACTATTATGGAAGACAATAATATTTCACAATTGATAGTTTGTAAAGGTGACACATACCACGGCATAGTACATATTCATGATATTCTAAAAGAAGGAATTTTGTAA